A section of the Bradyrhizobium oligotrophicum S58 genome encodes:
- a CDS encoding GmrSD restriction endonuclease domain-containing protein yields the protein MKDAQKPDHISLNTLIGRLREGRYVIPDFQREFEWRPWDIRDLMRSIFLDYYIGSLLLWKGTKKNFDALSCEKIYGYSGSGSPEYIVLDGQQRLTAMHYAFLSPDRPLPNRANRFVYFIHIDKFAEEMFDEAFGYDSLSKRWSKLLKNREAQFADHIFPLSVMGAGSWDLPNWMQGYEQYWKDKAEQARAAGKADDAQAAKAHGVNAREFGEHLKGITEQYQISYIELDRDLEVDKVCDIFTQINSKGVRLDVFDLINALLKPKGLPLKHLWREAAPRLEFVDTEKMNVYILQVMSILRQSYCSPKYLYFLLPGQEKPVRDPDGTRRKEILVANIDEFRTRWTASVAALEKAITVLRHPQEFGAISSNYLPYVSILPVFAALQAHVDAVPAHRQLTAQRKIRHWYWASVFINRYSGSVESTSARDFLDMKAWIEDDAAEPALIADFASRFRTLDLRGETKRGTSVYNGIFNLLVLQGARDWMKGSVPQYGDLDDHHIVPASWGAKNIKGGLIHSILNRTPLTADTNRRVINEDLPNKYLPVLIRENGEPTVRAILETHFISAKAFATLLRDPFGPEDFEAFIAERQKTIQEAIENLLIKGRIDLPVQLRETDEQIEQIELGLRAEVVAALAGDARLLPPGLAQKVDERIGQALKKNAALDPEQFRPLERRLEYFDLRDVQEVMTGKALWPRFEARFANKDVVTGKFNQLAELRNSLRHSRSVDEITRKEGEAAVLWFSQVLSKPKPVAGASA from the coding sequence ATGAAGGACGCGCAAAAGCCTGATCACATCAGCCTTAACACGCTGATAGGTCGGCTCCGGGAAGGCCGTTACGTGATCCCGGATTTTCAGCGTGAGTTCGAATGGCGCCCCTGGGATATCCGGGATCTGATGCGCTCGATCTTCCTTGATTACTACATCGGCAGCCTGCTGCTGTGGAAAGGGACGAAGAAGAATTTCGACGCGCTCTCCTGCGAGAAGATCTACGGCTACAGCGGCAGCGGTAGCCCGGAGTACATCGTCCTTGACGGTCAGCAGCGGCTGACCGCGATGCACTATGCCTTTTTGTCCCCGGACAGGCCGCTGCCCAACCGCGCCAACCGCTTCGTCTACTTCATCCACATAGACAAGTTCGCGGAGGAGATGTTCGACGAAGCCTTCGGCTATGACTCGCTCTCCAAGCGTTGGTCGAAACTGCTCAAGAACCGTGAGGCGCAGTTCGCCGATCATATCTTCCCGCTTTCGGTGATGGGCGCAGGTAGCTGGGACCTGCCGAACTGGATGCAGGGCTACGAGCAGTACTGGAAGGACAAGGCCGAGCAGGCGAGAGCCGCCGGCAAGGCGGACGACGCGCAGGCCGCGAAAGCACACGGGGTGAACGCACGGGAATTCGGCGAGCACCTGAAGGGGATCACCGAGCAGTACCAGATTTCCTATATCGAGCTTGACCGCGACCTTGAGGTGGACAAGGTCTGTGACATCTTCACGCAAATCAACAGCAAGGGCGTCCGGCTCGATGTTTTCGACCTGATCAACGCGCTCCTCAAGCCCAAGGGGCTGCCGCTCAAGCATCTGTGGCGCGAGGCGGCGCCGCGGCTTGAGTTCGTGGATACCGAGAAGATGAACGTCTACATCCTACAGGTGATGTCCATCCTGCGGCAGAGCTACTGCTCGCCAAAATACCTGTATTTCCTGCTGCCCGGACAGGAGAAGCCGGTGCGCGATCCGGATGGCACGCGGCGCAAGGAAATCCTGGTTGCGAACATTGACGAGTTCCGGACGCGGTGGACCGCTTCCGTCGCCGCACTTGAAAAGGCCATCACCGTCCTGCGGCATCCGCAGGAGTTCGGGGCGATCTCGTCCAACTATCTGCCCTATGTCTCCATCCTTCCCGTGTTCGCGGCGCTTCAGGCGCATGTCGATGCGGTGCCTGCGCACCGGCAGCTGACAGCGCAGCGGAAGATTCGGCACTGGTACTGGGCCTCGGTCTTCATCAACCGCTATTCGGGCTCGGTCGAATCCACGAGCGCGCGCGATTTCCTGGATATGAAGGCGTGGATCGAGGACGACGCGGCAGAACCGGCGCTGATCGCGGATTTTGCGTCCCGCTTCCGCACGCTTGACCTGCGCGGTGAAACCAAGCGCGGTACGTCGGTCTATAACGGCATCTTCAACCTGTTGGTGCTGCAGGGGGCGCGCGACTGGATGAAGGGCAGCGTGCCGCAATACGGCGATCTCGACGACCATCACATTGTGCCGGCGTCCTGGGGCGCGAAAAACATCAAGGGCGGGCTCATTCATTCGATCCTCAACCGCACGCCGCTCACCGCCGATACGAACCGGCGCGTCATCAACGAGGATTTGCCGAACAAATACCTGCCGGTGCTGATCCGGGAGAACGGCGAGCCGACGGTGCGGGCGATTCTGGAGACGCATTTCATTTCAGCAAAGGCCTTCGCCACCCTGCTGCGCGATCCGTTCGGTCCGGAGGACTTCGAAGCCTTCATCGCCGAGCGGCAGAAGACGATTCAGGAAGCGATCGAGAACCTCCTGATCAAGGGACGCATTGACCTGCCGGTTCAGCTACGCGAGACGGATGAGCAGATCGAGCAGATCGAGCTGGGCCTGCGGGCCGAAGTGGTCGCAGCGCTTGCGGGCGATGCTAGGCTGCTGCCGCCCGGCCTTGCGCAGAAAGTGGATGAGAGGATCGGGCAGGCGCTCAAGAAGAACGCGGCGCTCGATCCGGAGCAGTTCAGGCCGCTTGAGCGAAGGCTTGAATATTTCGACCTGCGCGACGTGCAGGAAGTGATGACGGGGAAGGCGCTCTGGCCCCGCTTTGAAGCGCGCTTTGCCAACAAGGACGTGGTGACGGGCAAATTCAATCAGCTCGCGGAGCTTCGCAACTCACTGCGCCACAGCCGCAGCGTGGATGAGATCACCCGCAAGGAAGGCGAGGCGGCAGTGCTGTGGTTCAGCCAAGTTTTGAGCAAACCCAAACCCGTAGCGGGAGCATCCGCCTAA
- a CDS encoding tlde1 domain-containing protein, whose protein sequence is MWIYSQALGTIYRQSVVGDKPTAMEAGYAGGGAGLNNPDMQCLEDTGPIPRGDYVIGAPVVGPTDYALPLIPKPGTDVCNPPRKNFYIHGDYKRTEPPRRTGAASHGCIVMSRATRQNIWESGDTDLRVVDYSV, encoded by the coding sequence ATGTGGATCTACTCTCAGGCTCTCGGCACGATCTACAGGCAGTCCGTTGTCGGAGATAAGCCGACCGCGATGGAGGCTGGATATGCGGGAGGCGGAGCCGGACTCAACAATCCTGATATGCAGTGTCTAGAAGACACCGGACCAATTCCGCGTGGCGACTACGTAATCGGCGCACCTGTAGTTGGACCTACTGATTATGCACTTCCGCTCATTCCAAAGCCAGGTACCGATGTGTGCAATCCGCCAAGGAAAAATTTCTATATTCATGGCGATTATAAGCGCACTGAGCCTCCGAGGCGGACCGGTGCCGCGTCTCACGGCTGCATCGTCATGTCGCGTGCTACCCGCCAAAACATCTGGGAAAGTGGCGACACCGATTTAAGGGTTGTGGATTACTCCGTCTAA
- the aqpZ gene encoding aquaporin Z gives MNGNNNKLVAEAIGTFWLTFGGCGSAVIAAGVPDVGIGMLGVALAFGLTVVTMAYAIGHISGCHLNPAVTVGLACGGRFPTSLIVPYIIAQVVGAIVGAAVLYAIASGAPDFSMAGGFAANGYAEHSPGKYGLGACLLSEFVLTMMFLFVIMGSTHGRAPAGFAPLAIGLALTLIHLISIHVTNTSVNPARSTGPALFVGGWALAQLWLFWVAPLLGGAAGGFVYRWLSPEPAGVVTGERTGQSAVAKSA, from the coding sequence ATGAACGGCAACAACAACAAGCTCGTGGCGGAGGCGATCGGGACGTTCTGGCTGACGTTCGGCGGTTGCGGCAGTGCGGTGATCGCGGCCGGGGTGCCGGATGTCGGGATCGGGATGCTCGGCGTGGCGCTGGCGTTCGGGCTTACCGTGGTGACGATGGCCTATGCGATCGGGCACATCTCGGGCTGTCATCTCAATCCGGCTGTCACGGTGGGGCTGGCGTGCGGCGGGCGGTTTCCGACCAGCCTGATCGTGCCCTACATCATCGCGCAGGTGGTCGGCGCCATCGTCGGCGCGGCCGTGCTGTATGCGATCGCCAGCGGCGCGCCGGACTTCAGCATGGCCGGCGGCTTTGCCGCCAATGGCTATGCGGAGCATTCGCCCGGCAAGTATGGGCTCGGGGCCTGCCTGCTCAGCGAGTTCGTGCTGACGATGATGTTCCTGTTCGTCATCATGGGATCGACCCATGGCAGGGCGCCGGCCGGCTTTGCTCCGCTCGCGATCGGGCTGGCGCTGACGCTCATTCATCTCATCAGCATCCACGTCACCAACACCTCGGTGAACCCGGCGCGCAGCACCGGGCCGGCGCTGTTCGTCGGCGGCTGGGCGCTGGCGCAGCTCTGGCTGTTCTGGGTGGCGCCGCTGCTCGGCGGCGCGGCCGGCGGCTTCGTCTATCGCTGGCTGAGCCCGGAGCCGGCCGGCGTGGTGACCGGCGAGCGGACGGGGCAAAGCGCGGTCGCGAAGAGCGCATAG
- a CDS encoding SH3 domain-containing protein, translating to MTTFTGPPADAVRNKPISDELKRVLEAAAEAAAIDTIRITSGGQDALGEGTRRTGSTRHDRGRAADLQCVVGGTTLTFTDQSAPPGILRFVTAAAAAGANGIGAGVGYMGNRTIHVGFGTSVSDHAELTWGAGGRSATAPQWLRDAAAAGWATPAPPTIAPAAAGAAAARGRYAVIARNGLKLRGGPGTNFGSEITLHAGTELEVVERSSVDPAWVRVDVQGDGLLDGYVFAAFLAPVASGPNSEDAAEPGGMS from the coding sequence ATGACCACTTTTACCGGGCCGCCAGCGGACGCTGTTCGTAACAAGCCGATCTCGGACGAGTTGAAGCGCGTGCTCGAAGCCGCGGCCGAGGCGGCAGCGATCGATACGATCCGGATCACATCGGGCGGGCAGGATGCGCTCGGCGAAGGCACGCGCCGTACCGGGTCGACGCGTCATGATCGCGGGCGCGCGGCGGACCTGCAATGCGTCGTCGGCGGCACGACGCTGACCTTCACGGATCAATCGGCCCCGCCCGGCATCCTCCGTTTCGTGACCGCGGCTGCCGCGGCGGGCGCGAACGGAATCGGCGCCGGCGTCGGCTACATGGGAAACCGGACCATCCACGTCGGATTCGGCACCTCCGTGAGCGACCATGCGGAGCTGACATGGGGCGCGGGCGGCCGGTCCGCGACCGCGCCGCAATGGCTGCGGGACGCCGCGGCCGCGGGTTGGGCGACGCCAGCGCCGCCGACGATCGCGCCTGCTGCCGCTGGCGCCGCCGCTGCGCGAGGCCGTTACGCCGTGATCGCGCGCAACGGCTTGAAGCTGCGCGGCGGCCCGGGCACGAATTTCGGCTCCGAGATCACGCTGCATGCCGGGACCGAACTCGAGGTCGTCGAGAGGTCCAGCGTGGACCCCGCATGGGTCCGCGTCGACGTGCAGGGCGATGGCCTGCTCGACGGCTACGTGTTCGCGGCCTTCCTGGCGCCGGTGGCCTCAGGGCCGAACAGTGAAGATGCGGCAGAGCCGGGCGGCATGAGTTGA
- a CDS encoding SH3 domain-containing protein has protein sequence MVTADDIGWFKRQFRTQVEAALPGTPFDLDMIVAIACQETGYIWAVLRKKELPLDRVLALCVGDTIDFKGPGKGRQAFPRNKDALVAEPNGQAMFDIARKALEDMAAFIPGYRDAVANPKKFCHGFGVFQRDLQFFKDDPDYFLQRRYETFSNTLAQCLGELRRGLKKLGFESRTSLTDIEFARVAIAYNTGGYNAAKGLKQGFFDGEKFYGERIFDFVELSRSVEVGRAVAAGRYVVVARGGLKLRGGPGTNFASEKTLAAGTELTVVESDSQDPSWVRVDLEGDGLLDGYVFASFLAPAELHAASREDAPEPG, from the coding sequence ATGGTGACAGCCGACGATATCGGATGGTTCAAGCGGCAGTTTCGCACCCAGGTCGAGGCGGCCCTTCCGGGAACGCCGTTCGATCTCGACATGATCGTCGCCATCGCCTGTCAGGAGACGGGCTACATCTGGGCCGTGCTCCGCAAGAAGGAGCTTCCGCTCGATCGCGTCCTGGCGCTGTGCGTCGGCGACACGATCGACTTCAAGGGGCCGGGCAAAGGCCGGCAGGCCTTCCCGCGCAACAAGGACGCCCTGGTCGCCGAGCCGAACGGGCAGGCGATGTTCGACATCGCCCGCAAGGCGCTGGAGGACATGGCGGCCTTCATTCCCGGCTACCGGGACGCGGTCGCCAACCCGAAGAAGTTCTGCCACGGTTTTGGGGTGTTCCAGCGCGACCTGCAGTTCTTCAAGGACGACCCCGACTACTTTCTCCAGCGGCGCTACGAGACTTTCTCCAACACCCTCGCGCAATGCCTCGGTGAGTTGCGGCGCGGGCTGAAGAAGCTCGGCTTCGAGTCCCGGACCAGTCTCACCGACATCGAGTTCGCGAGGGTCGCGATCGCCTACAACACCGGCGGCTACAACGCCGCCAAGGGATTGAAGCAGGGATTTTTCGACGGCGAAAAGTTCTATGGCGAGCGGATTTTCGATTTCGTGGAATTGTCGCGCAGCGTCGAGGTCGGCAGGGCGGTTGCGGCCGGACGCTACGTGGTGGTGGCGCGCGGCGGCCTCAAGCTGCGGGGCGGGCCGGGAACGAATTTCGCATCCGAAAAGACGCTTGCTGCCGGCACCGAATTGACCGTGGTCGAGAGCGACAGCCAGGATCCGTCATGGGTCCGGGTGGATCTGGAAGGCGACGGTCTGCTCGACGGCTACGTCTTTGCGAGCTTTCTCGCGCCCGCCGAACTGCATGCCGCCAGCCGCGAGGATGCGCCGGAGCCGGGTTGA
- a CDS encoding flagellar basal body rod protein FlgC, giving the protein MSPTATIAVSGMNAASRRLEVSASNVANARSTGALPNADGTLPAGAPKAYQPLDLVQTDAAGGGTQTTITRSSSGTSASYDPTAPFANKDGLVASPNVDLAQEMISQLVAKYSFAANARVLKVSDEMSRTVIDMKV; this is encoded by the coding sequence ATGAGCCCCACCGCCACCATCGCAGTCTCCGGCATGAATGCGGCATCGCGCCGGCTCGAGGTCTCCGCCTCGAACGTTGCCAATGCCAGGAGCACGGGCGCGCTGCCCAATGCCGACGGCACGCTGCCGGCAGGTGCCCCGAAGGCCTATCAGCCGCTCGACCTGGTGCAGACCGACGCCGCAGGCGGCGGCACCCAGACGACCATCACCCGCTCAAGCTCCGGAACATCGGCGAGCTACGATCCCACCGCGCCGTTCGCCAACAAGGACGGCCTCGTCGCGTCGCCCAATGTCGATCTCGCGCAGGAGATGATCAGCCAGCTCGTCGCCAAATACAGCTTCGCCGCCAACGCGCGCGTGCTGAAGGTGAGCGACGAGATGAGCCGCACCGTGATCGACATGAAGGTGTAG